From one Paenibacillus sp. FSL K6-1330 genomic stretch:
- a CDS encoding serpin family protein produces MRKRKVLTGLCLLIGLTACAQGSGIQSGEPQAIVHKEPKVKELSAQERKEVLGKVDTGMVKAQNDFGLRLHQALSNSPEYKNGNLIISPYSITQALALAYNGTAGDTAAEMSDMLGWKGMNDADINDGNRQLRSLLENGGGVVLNVANSVWHQQGLEMKKPYLQTVKDSYRAEVKEANLMHADAMDAINQWVNDKTSGMIPSIYDKPPGGVAVLINAIYFNGGWMDEFDPANTVEEEFTLSDGTTQKIPMMKREARYSYKEGASWQAIRIPYGDGRMHMLVILPKETSSMDELQQQLWKDASAWKDDFSHETIQLGLPKFKVEQTFELPDALQSLGMIQAFDRDAADFSAMADDGEKFWIEKVKHKTVVDVSEKGTEAAAITAVMVETGAVQLTEPIVMNVDRPFFFAIEDRDTGTWLFMGSVLRP; encoded by the coding sequence ATGCGAAAAAGAAAGGTACTCACAGGCCTGTGCTTGCTTATTGGGCTTACCGCTTGCGCTCAGGGCAGCGGGATCCAGTCAGGGGAACCGCAAGCAATTGTGCATAAGGAGCCCAAAGTGAAGGAATTGTCAGCTCAGGAACGCAAAGAGGTATTGGGCAAGGTAGATACCGGCATGGTGAAAGCGCAGAATGATTTTGGCTTACGCTTGCATCAAGCGTTATCGAATAGCCCTGAGTACAAGAACGGTAATCTGATTATTTCTCCATACAGCATCACGCAAGCTTTGGCACTTGCCTATAACGGCACAGCCGGCGATACGGCGGCCGAGATGTCCGATATGCTTGGCTGGAAGGGCATGAATGATGCGGATATAAACGATGGGAACCGCCAGCTGCGATCATTGCTGGAGAACGGGGGCGGGGTCGTGCTGAACGTGGCCAATTCCGTGTGGCACCAGCAAGGACTTGAGATGAAGAAGCCGTATTTGCAGACCGTTAAGGATAGCTATCGTGCTGAAGTTAAGGAGGCCAACTTGATGCATGCCGATGCCATGGATGCTATAAACCAGTGGGTAAACGACAAGACCAGCGGCATGATCCCTTCGATATATGATAAACCTCCGGGCGGCGTTGCGGTTCTGATCAATGCCATTTATTTTAACGGCGGGTGGATGGATGAATTTGATCCGGCGAATACCGTAGAGGAAGAATTCACGCTTTCTGACGGCACCACGCAAAAAATTCCGATGATGAAGCGGGAAGCACGATACAGTTACAAAGAAGGGGCGTCCTGGCAGGCCATCCGCATTCCTTATGGAGATGGCCGAATGCACATGCTGGTCATCCTGCCAAAGGAAACCTCATCTATGGATGAGCTGCAGCAGCAGTTGTGGAAGGATGCGTCCGCCTGGAAAGACGATTTCTCGCATGAGACCATCCAGCTTGGGCTGCCCAAATTTAAGGTGGAACAGACCTTCGAGCTGCCGGATGCGCTTCAAAGCCTGGGAATGATTCAGGCATTCGACAGGGATGCAGCTGATTTTAGCGCCATGGCAGACGATGGAGAGAAATTTTGGATTGAAAAGGTAAAACACAAAACGGTGGTGGATGTCAGTGAGAAGGGCACGGAGGCCGCCGCGATTACAGCGGTTATGGTTGAGACAGGAGCCGTTCAGCTTACCGAGCCGATCGTCATGAATGTTGACCGCCCTTTTTTCTTTGCCATTGAAGATCGGGACACAGGCACATGGTTATTTATGGGGTCTGTTTTGAGACCTTAG
- a CDS encoding metal-dependent hydrolase, with product MMGRAHLIISTGVTLSVMGMSEVPVTLPAAAVALVSALLPDIDEPNSLLVRKAIPSGLLRILQLAMIGAAIFVVFYGKEYAPWNIALAGLIGVVSYLPSRTLRHIVMFLIGLGLISFGQGFSPWNTIAGSVLIAGSLVTHRGLTHTVYAAAGWTGLLYFASQGKIGGESLWFAGGLSYSIHLLADALTNRGIRPLPPFKWRIKLKIMSTGSKWGRTVENVCIVLTLVLVWYVFMASS from the coding sequence ATGATGGGCAGAGCTCATTTGATTATTAGCACAGGGGTTACGTTATCCGTCATGGGCATGAGCGAAGTGCCTGTCACGTTGCCAGCTGCCGCAGTGGCTTTGGTTAGCGCACTGCTTCCCGACATCGACGAGCCCAACTCCCTGCTGGTCCGCAAAGCCATTCCTTCCGGGCTGCTGCGGATCCTCCAGCTAGCGATGATTGGCGCAGCCATCTTCGTTGTCTTCTACGGCAAGGAGTATGCCCCATGGAACATCGCCCTGGCCGGGTTGATCGGGGTTGTTTCGTACCTGCCAAGCCGGACCCTGCGCCATATCGTCATGTTCCTGATCGGTCTCGGACTGATCTCCTTCGGGCAGGGCTTCAGCCCATGGAACACAATCGCAGGCAGCGTGCTCATTGCAGGCTCCTTGGTGACCCACCGGGGGTTAACCCATACCGTCTATGCCGCTGCCGGATGGACGGGCCTGCTATATTTTGCATCGCAGGGCAAGATCGGCGGGGAAAGCTTATGGTTTGCCGGCGGTTTATCCTACTCCATCCATTTGCTTGCAGATGCATTGACCAATCGCGGAATCCGTCCGCTTCCTCCGTTCAAATGGAGAATTAAACTGAAAATCATGAGCACCGGAAGCAAATGGGGACGCACGGTAGAGAATGTATGTATCGTGTTAACACTGGTCCTTGTTTGGTATGTGTTTATGGCCTCATCTTGA
- a CDS encoding Cof-type HAD-IIB family hydrolase, translated as MTTYKLMAIDIDDTLINDDKEVTPGVQQALEQAVAHGVVVTLATGRAYASAQAIARQTGLNVPIITYQGALIKNLLDEKVLYERFVPVDAAVKLYEYCVEHNLHLQTYIDDKLYAREENQKLIDYCALNRTPYYIEPDFMKMVQKQTPKMLIIDDPDYLDELIPVFRELLGDDMHITKSKPHFLEFMHKEGTKGHALTFLADHFGCDLKETIAVGDSWNDHEMLEAAGLGVAMGNAIEPLKAIADYVTLGNNEDGVKHVIEKFVLNQG; from the coding sequence ATGACAACTTACAAATTGATGGCCATCGACATTGACGACACCTTGATCAATGACGATAAAGAAGTAACCCCCGGCGTCCAGCAGGCGCTTGAGCAAGCCGTAGCCCACGGTGTCGTCGTGACACTGGCAACCGGACGTGCCTATGCGTCTGCTCAAGCAATTGCGCGTCAAACCGGACTCAATGTTCCCATTATCACCTACCAGGGTGCCTTAATTAAAAATCTGCTCGACGAGAAGGTTCTCTACGAACGCTTCGTACCCGTCGATGCAGCCGTGAAGCTGTATGAATACTGCGTTGAGCACAATCTCCATCTGCAAACCTACATCGATGACAAGCTGTATGCCCGTGAAGAGAATCAGAAGCTGATCGATTACTGCGCCCTGAACCGGACGCCGTATTATATCGAGCCTGATTTTATGAAGATGGTTCAGAAACAGACCCCGAAAATGCTCATCATTGACGATCCCGACTATCTGGATGAACTGATCCCTGTATTCCGTGAGCTGCTGGGCGATGACATGCATATTACCAAATCCAAACCGCATTTTCTGGAGTTCATGCATAAGGAAGGCACTAAGGGACATGCCCTCACCTTCCTTGCGGATCATTTCGGCTGCGATCTCAAGGAGACCATCGCTGTCGGCGACTCCTGGAACGATCACGAGATGCTGGAAGCCGCCGGTCTAGGCGTCGCCATGGGCAATGCGATCGAGCCGCTTAAAGCGATTGCCGATTACGTTACGCTCGGGAATAATGAGGACGGCGTGAAGCATGTCATTGAAAAATTCGTGCTCAACCAAGGTTAA
- a CDS encoding nucleotide-binding protein, translated as MTIPKPNLFIGSSREAIKYARAIHEQLKRSAQVTPWYGGTFGANMYTMEALEKQLASSDFGVFVFSPDDVALIRGKHVFVTRDNTLFEMGLYWGKLGRRRVYCIIPDQVEADSSSVQDVIVKDYHLLSDLQGLTLLEYELRSDDDYKSAVDVACGHILSAIETEGFYNNPSTVIEQKDAELRRKQSVLHFFWEYNRNVHVNDEAEKYHALSEAVRNSLLPPAAGDFRVTGAAFWGRRDEGIAQIGGNVGRGRYFPFDGNKEHSPSNQSIYVIDVYNSGKWAFYHEEEVAQVYVFCYPLGVNHVLSVHFTGHEILTDEDLAEVVEQNRELLRTIRHLVGGDSS; from the coding sequence ATGACCATACCGAAGCCGAATTTATTCATAGGTTCTTCCAGAGAGGCCATCAAGTATGCACGGGCGATCCACGAACAGCTCAAACGATCCGCTCAAGTGACACCTTGGTACGGCGGGACGTTCGGGGCGAACATGTATACGATGGAAGCTTTGGAGAAGCAGCTGGCGTCCAGTGATTTTGGTGTGTTCGTCTTTTCTCCGGATGATGTGGCCCTCATTCGAGGCAAACATGTATTTGTTACTCGCGACAACACGTTGTTCGAGATGGGGCTGTATTGGGGAAAGCTCGGGCGGCGAAGGGTGTACTGCATCATCCCGGATCAAGTGGAGGCAGACAGCAGTTCCGTTCAAGACGTTATCGTTAAGGATTACCATCTACTCTCCGACCTGCAGGGCTTAACGCTGCTCGAATACGAACTGCGAAGCGATGATGATTACAAATCAGCGGTCGATGTCGCTTGCGGGCATATTCTGAGTGCGATCGAAACCGAAGGGTTCTACAACAACCCGAGCACCGTGATTGAGCAGAAGGATGCGGAGCTGAGGCGCAAGCAAAGCGTGCTGCATTTTTTCTGGGAATATAACCGAAATGTGCATGTGAATGATGAAGCTGAAAAATATCATGCACTGAGTGAAGCTGTCCGAAACTCCTTGCTCCCACCGGCTGCAGGGGACTTCAGGGTGACCGGCGCCGCGTTCTGGGGCCGAAGAGATGAAGGCATTGCCCAAATTGGGGGTAATGTAGGTAGAGGACGGTATTTCCCGTTCGATGGGAATAAGGAACATTCGCCAAGTAACCAGTCGATTTACGTGATAGATGTCTATAATAGTGGGAAATGGGCATTTTATCACGAAGAGGAAGTTGCGCAGGTGTATGTGTTCTGCTATCCTTTAGGTGTAAATCATGTATTGTCCGTGCATTTTACGGGACATGAGATTCTTACGGATGAAGATCTCGCGGAGGTTGTAGAACAGAATCGTGAGCTGCTTCGTACCATCAGGCATTTAGTTGGAGGGGATTCGTCGTGA
- the cysA gene encoding sulfate ABC transporter ATP-binding protein, producing MHVEVRDLNKHFGTFHAVKDVSFEIEKGHLIGLLGPSGGGKTSILRMLAGLENPDSGQISFHGQVVNDLPPQERGIGFVFQNYALFKHMTVFDNIAFGLKVKKTPKAIIKDRVMELVELTGLTGFESRYPHQLSGGQRQRVAFARALAPEPQLLLLDEPFAAIDAKIRQELRSWLRELIERVGITSIFVTHDQDEAIEVADEIMIINQGRVEQKGTPWDIYKEPKTPFVASFIGESTVISSAAELKGFEAAANKNATRALIRPEYIEIGSKHDFSVLSATETGIVRHLHFRGSEWLVEVEVKGHKLITYRSLEKETLYPGQEVRVLVHRAYLFNEDHSWIEENRLKVDPMPIMI from the coding sequence ATGCATGTGGAAGTTCGCGATCTGAACAAGCATTTCGGTACGTTTCATGCCGTCAAGGATGTCAGCTTCGAGATTGAGAAGGGACATCTGATTGGACTTCTGGGGCCCAGCGGAGGCGGTAAAACCTCCATCCTGCGCATGCTGGCGGGGCTCGAGAATCCGGATTCCGGGCAAATCTCCTTTCATGGTCAAGTGGTCAATGATCTTCCGCCGCAGGAGCGCGGAATCGGCTTTGTGTTCCAGAATTATGCCTTGTTTAAGCATATGACCGTATTTGATAACATCGCTTTCGGCTTGAAGGTGAAGAAGACTCCCAAGGCCATAATCAAGGACCGGGTCATGGAATTGGTGGAGCTGACCGGTTTAACAGGTTTCGAGAGCCGCTATCCGCACCAGTTATCCGGTGGACAGCGTCAGCGTGTAGCCTTTGCCAGAGCGCTCGCGCCTGAACCGCAGCTGCTGTTATTGGATGAACCGTTCGCAGCCATCGATGCGAAGATCCGCCAGGAGCTGCGCTCCTGGCTTCGCGAGCTGATCGAGCGGGTCGGCATAACGTCGATTTTTGTGACGCATGACCAGGATGAGGCGATTGAAGTCGCGGACGAAATTATGATTATTAATCAGGGGCGTGTTGAGCAGAAGGGAACGCCTTGGGATATTTACAAGGAGCCGAAGACGCCGTTCGTTGCTTCGTTCATAGGCGAATCCACCGTGATTTCGAGCGCGGCCGAGCTGAAGGGATTTGAGGCAGCGGCTAACAAGAATGCGACGCGTGCGCTGATTCGTCCGGAATATATCGAGATTGGCAGCAAGCATGATTTCAGCGTGTTGTCCGCAACAGAGACGGGGATCGTCCGTCATCTGCATTTCCGCGGCAGCGAATGGCTGGTGGAGGTAGAGGTTAAGGGACATAAGCTGATCACCTACCGTTCACTGGAGAAGGAAACGCTGTATCCGGGTCAAGAGGTCCGCGTCCTCGTTCACCGGGCTTATCTCTTTAATGAAGACCACAGCTGGATCGAGGAGAATCGACTGAAGGTTGACCCGATGCCAATTATGATCTGA
- a CDS encoding TioE family transcriptional regulator, which yields MHYYKPKDIAKELHISTSALRHYEAWGVVPPPARNEKGYRLYTQMHMAYFRCLRAMFPGFGYAVTYDVIRHIQKREMDEALWVVNGEQVKLLQEKNIADETLALLENPELNIIKDKKLKAHMTIGEVAELTNVESSAIRHWEKEGLITPDRNPENGYRLYTPSQVRQILLIRSLRRTVYFLESIKEIIQAVEHQSIEQAQKMVREALSVIHKRNLQQFNGIHKLMELCMEVGLLEFNDAALLKPILTFNPDRE from the coding sequence ATGCATTACTACAAGCCGAAAGATATCGCCAAAGAGCTGCACATCAGCACGAGTGCTTTAAGGCATTATGAAGCTTGGGGAGTGGTACCCCCTCCTGCCCGGAACGAGAAAGGCTACCGTTTATACACGCAAATGCATATGGCCTACTTCCGTTGTCTGCGCGCCATGTTTCCGGGCTTTGGTTACGCGGTGACTTATGATGTGATTCGCCACATTCAGAAGAGGGAGATGGATGAAGCCCTCTGGGTCGTGAATGGGGAGCAAGTCAAACTTTTGCAGGAAAAAAACATTGCGGATGAAACGCTTGCGTTGCTTGAGAATCCCGAGCTTAACATCATCAAGGACAAAAAGCTCAAAGCCCATATGACGATCGGCGAGGTCGCCGAGCTGACCAACGTGGAGTCGTCCGCCATCCGTCACTGGGAGAAGGAAGGTTTGATCACTCCGGATCGAAACCCCGAGAATGGATACCGGCTGTACACCCCGTCGCAAGTGAGGCAGATTTTGCTGATTCGCTCGCTAAGGCGGACTGTATATTTCTTGGAGAGTATCAAGGAGATTATTCAGGCCGTGGAGCATCAGAGCATTGAGCAGGCACAAAAAATGGTTCGCGAAGCGTTATCCGTCATTCATAAGCGGAATCTGCAGCAATTCAACGGCATTCATAAATTGATGGAGCTGTGCATGGAGGTAGGCCTGCTGGAGTTCAACGATGCGGCACTTCTGAAGCCGATTCTGACGTTTAACCCGGACCGGGAATAA
- a CDS encoding sulfate ABC transporter permease subunit, translated as MRRLWIGLTYAVFIILLIIPLSRIAIGAFDKGLNGFAEGLFRPEALHALMMTGLIVVFVTFFNTLFGIMMALYLVRANWLSRKIKGILNSIVDLPYAVSPVIGGLMIVLLLGPDSIMGGFFEGIGFKVVYAFPGMVIATLFVTFPLMVREVMPVLQEIGNDQEQAAATLGAYGWTTFRKVTWPSIRWAVVYGLVLTVARSLGEFGAVLVVSGNIMNKTQTATTLVYQDVENFNVAAANGVALVLAAFSVGLLLLMEWAKKRKDVH; from the coding sequence TTGAGACGTCTGTGGATCGGACTTACGTACGCCGTATTTATCATTCTGCTAATCATCCCCCTGTCCCGAATTGCGATCGGTGCGTTTGATAAAGGGCTGAATGGGTTTGCCGAAGGTCTGTTCAGGCCGGAAGCCTTGCATGCCCTGATGATGACGGGTCTTATTGTGGTATTCGTTACGTTCTTTAATACGCTATTTGGCATCATGATGGCGTTGTACCTGGTACGGGCGAATTGGCTCAGCCGCAAGATCAAAGGCATTCTGAACAGCATTGTCGATCTGCCCTATGCGGTATCGCCGGTCATTGGCGGTTTGATGATTGTACTGCTGCTCGGACCCGACAGCATCATGGGCGGTTTTTTTGAAGGGATCGGGTTTAAGGTGGTGTATGCTTTCCCGGGCATGGTGATCGCGACACTCTTCGTCACGTTTCCGCTCATGGTTCGCGAGGTCATGCCTGTCCTGCAGGAAATTGGGAATGATCAGGAACAAGCGGCAGCGACGTTAGGGGCTTACGGATGGACAACGTTCCGAAAGGTAACATGGCCTTCCATCCGATGGGCTGTCGTATATGGCCTGGTGCTCACGGTAGCCCGTTCATTGGGCGAGTTTGGTGCAGTGCTGGTGGTGTCCGGTAATATCATGAACAAAACTCAGACGGCGACGACGCTTGTATATCAGGATGTGGAGAATTTTAATGTGGCTGCGGCGAATGGCGTCGCATTGGTACTGGCTGCCTTCTCGGTGGGACTCTTGCTGCTGATGGAATGGGCCAAAAAAAGAAAGGATGTGCATTGA
- a CDS encoding sulfate ABC transporter substrate-binding protein, protein MRILNMKRNSFLLVGMALLFSFVMAGCTSDPPDSEEVITPTGERTIVLGAYSVARDALSEIIPAFQAQWKEQTGETIRFQESYEASGTQARAITGGFEADVTLLAMEGDVDKLVREGLVDPEWKSQPYNGMVTRSIVVLGTREGNPKGIRDFDDLTRSDVKVLYPNPKTSGGAQWDINAIYGAGLKQSEENGKRDPAEAKAFLEAVHRNVESLDKSGRASMAAFEYGVGDVIVTYENELLARIAQGVQYDIVVPQHTMLIENPAAVVKRFAEKHGTQDVSAAFVEYLRTPEAQNIFVKYGFRPVEESVFEQTKDRFFNPPGLFDIEYLGGWDEVRETLYSKRGVWYQVLAGL, encoded by the coding sequence ATGCGGATCTTGAATATGAAACGTAACTCATTCCTGCTGGTTGGCATGGCCCTTCTCTTCAGTTTTGTTATGGCAGGATGCACGAGTGACCCGCCCGATAGCGAAGAAGTGATAACCCCAACCGGAGAGAGAACGATCGTTCTGGGCGCGTATAGCGTGGCCAGAGATGCCCTGTCCGAGATCATCCCTGCTTTTCAAGCGCAGTGGAAGGAACAGACGGGAGAAACGATTCGGTTTCAGGAATCCTACGAGGCTTCCGGAACACAAGCTCGTGCCATCACGGGCGGATTCGAGGCCGACGTCACGCTGCTTGCCATGGAAGGGGATGTCGACAAGCTGGTCAGGGAAGGGCTTGTGGACCCGGAATGGAAATCCCAGCCGTATAACGGCATGGTGACACGATCGATTGTCGTTCTCGGTACGCGCGAGGGAAATCCGAAAGGGATACGGGATTTCGACGATCTGACCCGATCGGACGTCAAGGTGCTGTATCCGAATCCGAAGACCTCGGGCGGCGCCCAGTGGGATATTAACGCGATCTACGGCGCGGGGCTGAAACAATCCGAAGAGAACGGAAAGCGTGATCCTGCCGAAGCGAAAGCTTTCCTTGAAGCGGTTCACCGCAATGTGGAGTCGCTCGATAAAAGCGGGCGGGCTTCCATGGCGGCTTTTGAATACGGGGTCGGAGATGTGATCGTAACGTATGAGAACGAGCTGCTTGCCCGGATTGCCCAAGGCGTCCAGTATGATATCGTTGTGCCGCAGCATACGATGCTGATCGAGAATCCGGCTGCAGTCGTCAAACGTTTTGCTGAAAAGCACGGCACTCAGGATGTATCGGCCGCTTTTGTGGAGTACTTGCGCACACCGGAGGCGCAGAACATCTTCGTGAAATATGGGTTCCGTCCGGTTGAAGAATCGGTGTTTGAACAGACGAAGGATCGGTTTTTCAACCCGCCGGGGCTATTTGATATCGAGTATCTGGGTGGATGGGATGAGGTGCGCGAGACGCTGTATTCCAAGCGTGGAGTCTGGTATCAGGTGCTGGCCGGGCTATGA
- a CDS encoding GNAT family N-acetyltransferase encodes MMNVHITEDVPQNKEYMDLRVDAGLPEVEISAIETALNRSVLSLLARDGHDRLIGMGRVVGDSAFYFQLVDIMVAASHLDQGVEEMIVSELLSRLEKIAPSGAEVTVITDVPGIKLYQQAGFKLLYPDRYGMARSV; translated from the coding sequence ATGATGAACGTGCACATAACCGAGGATGTTCCACAGAATAAAGAATACATGGATCTTAGAGTAGATGCAGGACTGCCTGAGGTTGAGATTTCGGCCATAGAGACAGCGCTAAACCGCAGCGTGCTGTCCCTTCTGGCCAGAGACGGCCATGACCGGCTGATCGGGATGGGAAGGGTCGTAGGTGACAGCGCTTTCTATTTTCAACTGGTGGATATTATGGTTGCGGCCTCTCACCTTGATCAGGGTGTTGAAGAGATGATTGTGTCCGAGCTGCTCTCCCGCCTGGAAAAAATAGCGCCAAGCGGAGCCGAGGTCACTGTCATCACGGACGTGCCCGGAATCAAGCTGTACCAACAGGCCGGCTTCAAGCTGCTGTACCCTGATCGATACGGCATGGCCAGGTCTGTGTAA
- a CDS encoding GNAT family protein translates to MQKIRLEGSKVTLRSRKPEDTPVLYNLIYGNENPEWKKYDAPYFPLKQISYEIFETQWNADFETDQFPNDLLIEAEGKTIGIVTFYWEHETSRWLEAGILIYDPSHWSGGYGTEALSLWIECLFQNLTIARVGITTWSGNPRMMRCAEKVGMLLEGRMRKCRYYEGVYYDSIRMGILREEWEAQKAQV, encoded by the coding sequence ATGCAAAAAATTCGTCTTGAAGGCAGCAAAGTTACGCTAAGATCCAGAAAACCCGAGGATACCCCAGTTTTATATAATTTGATCTATGGCAATGAGAATCCGGAATGGAAAAAATACGACGCTCCTTATTTCCCGCTCAAGCAGATTTCCTATGAAATTTTTGAAACGCAGTGGAACGCCGACTTCGAAACCGATCAATTTCCGAATGACCTGCTCATCGAAGCCGAGGGAAAAACGATTGGCATCGTCACGTTTTATTGGGAGCATGAAACCTCACGCTGGCTGGAAGCCGGAATCCTGATTTACGATCCGAGCCATTGGAGCGGTGGCTACGGTACGGAAGCACTGTCGCTCTGGATTGAATGCCTGTTTCAAAATCTCACCATCGCCCGTGTTGGCATCACCACCTGGTCCGGCAATCCGAGAATGATGCGCTGCGCGGAGAAGGTTGGCATGTTGCTTGAAGGCCGCATGCGGAAGTGCCGGTATTACGAGGGCGTCTACTACGATTCCATTCGTATGGGCATTCTGCGAGAAGAATGGGAAGCGCAGAAAGCCCAAGTATAA
- a CDS encoding MBL fold metallo-hydrolase yields MSGDTLTFLGTGDAMGVPRVYCDCEVCTEARNTGINRRLRSAVMVGGEETTFMIDCGPDWRSMMEGLRKRKMSDMLITHAHFDHIGGLPEWSDACRWQREKGRLYAPAEVLEQIVRQYPWLPRQMEMTAVDDGMTLGGWEISCWKVNHGQNGYSYAYRFLKEGYTWVYNSDSINLSPAEKEPLKDVDLLVLGTSFVHETAKFETRSVYDMKEAAELLAEVKPRQTVYTHMSHDVDVRNELPLPEGVRVAMAGMTVKLSK; encoded by the coding sequence GTGAGCGGGGATACATTGACTTTTTTGGGAACGGGAGATGCCATGGGCGTTCCGCGGGTATATTGCGATTGCGAGGTATGCACGGAAGCTCGGAATACGGGAATCAATCGGCGTTTGCGCTCTGCCGTGATGGTGGGGGGCGAAGAAACGACTTTCATGATCGACTGCGGCCCGGATTGGCGCTCTATGATGGAGGGGCTAAGAAAGCGGAAGATGAGTGATATGCTGATTACGCACGCCCATTTTGATCATATCGGCGGTCTTCCGGAATGGAGTGATGCCTGCAGATGGCAGAGGGAAAAAGGTCGGTTATACGCCCCTGCCGAGGTGCTGGAGCAGATTGTACGCCAGTATCCATGGCTTCCACGTCAGATGGAGATGACGGCCGTGGACGATGGGATGACGCTTGGCGGCTGGGAGATTTCCTGCTGGAAAGTAAACCATGGACAGAACGGGTACTCCTACGCATACCGGTTCCTGAAGGAAGGGTACACATGGGTATACAATTCAGACTCGATTAATCTGAGCCCTGCGGAAAAGGAACCGCTGAAGGACGTGGATCTCCTGGTGCTGGGAACGAGCTTTGTTCATGAAACTGCCAAATTCGAGACGCGCTCCGTTTATGACATGAAGGAAGCGGCAGAGCTGCTCGCCGAGGTGAAGCCTCGCCAAACGGTGTATACCCATATGTCGCACGACGTCGACGTTCGGAATGAGCTGCCTCTTCCAGAGGGAGTCCGTGTGGCGATGGCGGGGATGACAGTAAAGCTGAGCAAGTGA
- a CDS encoding DMT family transporter yields MNRSRIADLSLLLVAMMWGSTFLIVQHAVRVLPPMAFNSVRFLGAALLLVLIITLFYRSQWKLISGKMLLHACLLGLFLFIGYAFQTAGLLYTTTSNTGFITGLSVVLVPFISYALLKHSISRFTWISALLAAAGLYLLTFTGSGMSLNKGDLLVFVCAIGFALHIGYTGVYAGRYPALLLAALQMAVVGVFSLAASALTEHVGNVTDLMEKLTQPNVLLALVVSIGPTSAFAFWIQTVCQKYTTPSRVAIIYATEPVFAALTGILFAGERLTLIGGIGCLCILAGMVIAELKSAPQKVQ; encoded by the coding sequence GTGAATCGCTCACGAATTGCCGATCTCAGCCTGCTTCTGGTGGCCATGATGTGGGGATCTACGTTCCTCATCGTTCAGCATGCGGTCCGCGTGCTCCCGCCGATGGCCTTCAATTCGGTCCGCTTTTTGGGAGCGGCCCTGCTCCTTGTATTGATCATTACCCTCTTTTACCGGAGCCAGTGGAAGCTAATATCCGGCAAAATGCTGCTGCATGCTTGCCTGCTAGGTCTTTTTTTATTTATAGGGTATGCCTTTCAAACCGCGGGCCTTCTGTACACAACCACGTCCAATACAGGCTTTATTACCGGCTTGTCCGTCGTGCTGGTCCCTTTCATATCCTATGCCCTGTTAAAGCACTCCATCTCCAGATTCACCTGGATCAGTGCCTTGCTTGCAGCAGCGGGTCTGTATCTGCTTACCTTCACCGGTTCCGGCATGAGCTTGAATAAGGGGGATTTGCTCGTATTCGTTTGCGCCATCGGTTTTGCGCTCCATATTGGTTATACGGGCGTTTATGCCGGTCGGTACCCTGCTTTGCTGCTGGCGGCGCTCCAGATGGCTGTCGTGGGAGTATTTAGCTTAGCGGCATCTGCACTAACCGAACATGTCGGCAATGTGACCGACCTGATGGAGAAGTTGACCCAGCCGAACGTGCTGTTGGCACTGGTTGTATCCATCGGACCCACCAGCGCATTCGCCTTCTGGATCCAAACCGTCTGTCAAAAATATACGACGCCATCCAGGGTGGCCATCATCTATGCAACGGAGCCAGTATTCGCCGCGCTGACCGGAATCCTGTTCGCGGGAGAGCGGCTTACGCTCATCGGCGGCATCGGTTGTCTGTGCATTTTGGCGGGAATGGTGATTGCGGAATTGAAGTCTGCGCCACAGAAGGTACAATAG